Proteins co-encoded in one Ooceraea biroi isolate clonal line C1 chromosome 9, Obir_v5.4, whole genome shotgun sequence genomic window:
- the LOC105279483 gene encoding mothers against decapentaplegic homolog 3 isoform X1: MMTSMLPSFNPPIVKRLLGWKKAESEDKWSEKAVKSLVKKLKKSAGLEELEKAITTQSCNTKCIAIPSERNRAWTNRVTVVAKNTISRPSPGSVGDNGVQGVRGKGLPHVIYCRLWRWPDLQSHHELKAIEHCEYAFTQKRDEVCVNPYHYQRIQTPVLPAILVPRHNLAGDENTVLYNTSLEELNVSVPENTSFHATLNHQHNQQQNIPQSPQQQQPNNPYQGMQSMQATSPASVGSLGSVQGSPHPAPGSMDPPADTPPPGYISEDGDNMDHNDNMSLSRLSPSPVDAQPVMYCEPAFWCSISYYELNTRVGETFHASQPSITVDGFTDPSNSERFCLGLLSNVNRNTVVEQTRRHIGKGVRLYYIGGEVFAECLSDSSIFVQSPNCNQRYGWHPATVCKIPPGCNLKIFNNQEFAALLSQSVSQGFEAVYQLTRMCTIRMSFVKGWGAEYRRQTVTSTPCWIELHLNGPLQWLDRVLTQMGSPRLPCSSMS, from the exons ATGATGACTTCGATGCTGCCCAGCTTTAACCCGCCTATCGTCAAGCGGCTGCTGGGCTGGAAGAAGGCCGAGAGCGAGGACAAATGGAGCGAAAAGGCCGTTAAGAGCTTGGTCAAGAAGCTGAAGAAGTCCGCGGGTCTCGAGGAGCTGGAGAAGGCCATCACGACGCAGAGCTGCAACACCAAGTGTATCGCTATACCAAG TGAAAGGAATCGCGCATGGACGAATCGAGTCACTGTCGTGGcgaaaaatacaatttcaaG GCCTAGCCCGGGCAGTGTCGGCGACAACGGTGTCCAAGGTGTTCGTGGCAAGGGTCTACCGCACGTGATTTATTGTCGACTTTGGCGTTGGCCGGACTTGCAATCGCACCACGAGCTGAAAGCGATCGAACATTGCGAGTACGCCTTCACCCAAAAGCGCGACGAGGTCTGCGTGAATCCTTATCACTATCAACGAATACAGACACCAG TTCTGCCGGCCATTCTCGTGCCGCGGCACAACCTAGCCGGCGACGAGAACACCGTCCTCTACAACACCTCCCTCGAGGAGCTCAACGTCAGCGTACCGGAGAACACCAGCTTCCACGCGACGCTCAATCATCAGCACAATCAGCAGCAAAACATACCGCAATCCccgcagcaacagcagccaAATAATCCGTACCAAGGAATGCAG aGCATGCAGGCGACGAGTCCGGCGAGCGTCGGGAGTCTGGGAAGCGTGCAGGGCTCACCTCATCCGGCCCCAGGATCCATGGATCCTCCGGCGGACACTCCGCCACCGGGGTACATCAGCGAGGATGGCGACAATATGGACCACAACGATAACATGTCTCTATCACGTCTATCGCCCAGTCCTGTAGACGCGCAGCCAGTCATGTATTGCGAGCCCGCATTTTG GTGTTCAATTAGTTACTATGAGCTAAACACGAGAGTGGGCGAAACGTTTCATGCGTCGCAGCCGAGTATAACGGTGGATGGTTTTACCGATCCGAGCAACTCGGAGCGTTTCTGTCTTGGTCTGCTCTCCAACGTAAATCGCAACACAGTGGTAGAGCAGACTAGGCGACACATCGGTAAAGGCGTCAGGTTGTACTACATCGGCGGCGAGGTGTTTGCAGAATGTCTGTCCGATTCGAGCATCTTCGTGCAGAGCCCCAACTGCAATCAGCGTTACGGTTGGCATCCAGCTACCGTCTGCAAAATACCGCCAG GCTGTAATCTGAAGATCTTCAACAATCAAGAGTTCGCAGCGTTGCTGTCGCAGTCAGTGTCACAGGGTTTCGAGGCGGTGTACCAGCTGACGCGTATGTGTACGATCCGAATGAGCTTCGTGAAGGGCTGGGGTGCGGAGTACCGCAGACAAACAGTCACCTCGACTCCTTGCTGGATCGAGTTGCATTTAAACGGGCCGCTGCAGTGGCTGGACAGGGTACTCACGCAGATGGGCTCGCCCCGCCTACCCTGTTCCTCGATGTCCTAA
- the LOC105279483 gene encoding mothers against decapentaplegic homolog 3 isoform X2: protein MMTSMLPSFNPPIVKRLLGWKKAESEDKWSEKAVKSLVKKLKKSAGLEELEKAITTQSCNTKCIAIPRPSPGSVGDNGVQGVRGKGLPHVIYCRLWRWPDLQSHHELKAIEHCEYAFTQKRDEVCVNPYHYQRIQTPVLPAILVPRHNLAGDENTVLYNTSLEELNVSVPENTSFHATLNHQHNQQQNIPQSPQQQQPNNPYQGMQSMQATSPASVGSLGSVQGSPHPAPGSMDPPADTPPPGYISEDGDNMDHNDNMSLSRLSPSPVDAQPVMYCEPAFWCSISYYELNTRVGETFHASQPSITVDGFTDPSNSERFCLGLLSNVNRNTVVEQTRRHIGKGVRLYYIGGEVFAECLSDSSIFVQSPNCNQRYGWHPATVCKIPPGCNLKIFNNQEFAALLSQSVSQGFEAVYQLTRMCTIRMSFVKGWGAEYRRQTVTSTPCWIELHLNGPLQWLDRVLTQMGSPRLPCSSMS, encoded by the exons ATGATGACTTCGATGCTGCCCAGCTTTAACCCGCCTATCGTCAAGCGGCTGCTGGGCTGGAAGAAGGCCGAGAGCGAGGACAAATGGAGCGAAAAGGCCGTTAAGAGCTTGGTCAAGAAGCTGAAGAAGTCCGCGGGTCTCGAGGAGCTGGAGAAGGCCATCACGACGCAGAGCTGCAACACCAAGTGTATCGCTATACCAAG GCCTAGCCCGGGCAGTGTCGGCGACAACGGTGTCCAAGGTGTTCGTGGCAAGGGTCTACCGCACGTGATTTATTGTCGACTTTGGCGTTGGCCGGACTTGCAATCGCACCACGAGCTGAAAGCGATCGAACATTGCGAGTACGCCTTCACCCAAAAGCGCGACGAGGTCTGCGTGAATCCTTATCACTATCAACGAATACAGACACCAG TTCTGCCGGCCATTCTCGTGCCGCGGCACAACCTAGCCGGCGACGAGAACACCGTCCTCTACAACACCTCCCTCGAGGAGCTCAACGTCAGCGTACCGGAGAACACCAGCTTCCACGCGACGCTCAATCATCAGCACAATCAGCAGCAAAACATACCGCAATCCccgcagcaacagcagccaAATAATCCGTACCAAGGAATGCAG aGCATGCAGGCGACGAGTCCGGCGAGCGTCGGGAGTCTGGGAAGCGTGCAGGGCTCACCTCATCCGGCCCCAGGATCCATGGATCCTCCGGCGGACACTCCGCCACCGGGGTACATCAGCGAGGATGGCGACAATATGGACCACAACGATAACATGTCTCTATCACGTCTATCGCCCAGTCCTGTAGACGCGCAGCCAGTCATGTATTGCGAGCCCGCATTTTG GTGTTCAATTAGTTACTATGAGCTAAACACGAGAGTGGGCGAAACGTTTCATGCGTCGCAGCCGAGTATAACGGTGGATGGTTTTACCGATCCGAGCAACTCGGAGCGTTTCTGTCTTGGTCTGCTCTCCAACGTAAATCGCAACACAGTGGTAGAGCAGACTAGGCGACACATCGGTAAAGGCGTCAGGTTGTACTACATCGGCGGCGAGGTGTTTGCAGAATGTCTGTCCGATTCGAGCATCTTCGTGCAGAGCCCCAACTGCAATCAGCGTTACGGTTGGCATCCAGCTACCGTCTGCAAAATACCGCCAG GCTGTAATCTGAAGATCTTCAACAATCAAGAGTTCGCAGCGTTGCTGTCGCAGTCAGTGTCACAGGGTTTCGAGGCGGTGTACCAGCTGACGCGTATGTGTACGATCCGAATGAGCTTCGTGAAGGGCTGGGGTGCGGAGTACCGCAGACAAACAGTCACCTCGACTCCTTGCTGGATCGAGTTGCATTTAAACGGGCCGCTGCAGTGGCTGGACAGGGTACTCACGCAGATGGGCTCGCCCCGCCTACCCTGTTCCTCGATGTCCTAA